The genomic window GgaaggagggctgatctaggatcagatctatCTTGTCCATGCGATCTGATTCTTTTAGGATGATCTAATAGACCAAACTGATCCTATATCAGCCCTCCTTTACTCTGAGAAGGTGTATGACTACAGGCCCTGATCCAGTTTGGACAGGTGTCAAAGTCAACCTCTTACACAGTTACACTCttgagttgttgttgttgtagcttGATCACTAGGAACTCTTCCAAGGAATTTAATTTGAGCTCCACCCTGCAGGTAGAGGTGGGGAAGGATCATATTAGATGTCCCAGGGTGATCATATTagatgtggtacttagtgataGAGGAAGGATCATATTAGATGTCCCAGGGTGCTTAGTGGTAGAGGAAGGATCATATTAGATGTCCCAGGGTGCTTAGTGGTAGAGGAAGGATCATATTAGATGTCCCAGGGTGCTTAGTGGTAGAAGGAAGGATCTTATATTAGATGTCCCAGGGTGCTTAGTGGTAGAGGAAGGATCATATTAGATGTCCCAGGGTGCTTAGTGATAGAGGAAGGATCATATTAGATGTCCCAGGGTGCTTAGTGGTAGAGGAAGGATCATATTAGATGTCCCAGGGTGCTTAGTGGTAGAGGAAGGATCATATTAGATGTCCCAGGGTGCTTAGAGGAAGGATCATATTAGATGTCCCAGGGTGCTTAGAGGAAGGATCATATTAGATGTCCCAGGGTGCTTAGAGGAAGGATCATATTAGATGTCCCAGGGTGCTAGAGGAAGGATCATATTAGATGTCCCAGGGTACTTAGTGATACTCTACTCCACTCCGCAGGAGAGCATGGATGTAAGTCCATCCCAAACACAAGATGGAGTCAGTCCTGAAGACTCCTTCATCTCAGTGGGTGAGGACATCTGTCCCTTGGTGGAACCAGAGAACGAGCTGAGACGGAGAGACTGTCTGCTTCagagacgagaggagagcagACAGGTCAATACAGAGGACAGAATAGAGCCAAGCCAGCTGTCGCCAGCTCCTCTACAGTCAACAGTAGAGTCAACAGTACAGTCTGGTGGTCAGACCAGTCACCTCTCAGTCCCCTCTGACAGACTGTCTCAGGACAATACCACGTCAGATACCACCAGCAAACTCTCATCTTCCCCTTTGGTACCAAACAGAACATTGGACACAATGGATATCAGAAAGCTATCCTCTTCTCTCTGCAGTGTAACACACCAACCTGACCATGCTAGTAAATTCTTCCCAACAGGGCTGAGTAGTCCAGGACAGAAACCAGTAGGTTCCAGACGCTTCTCGTCTCCTGGTCGATATCAGGGTGGTTTGGTAGAGAGGGCAACGCCAGACGGGCAAGATGagatctctgcctctctccagaGCATGATGGCAGAGACTGTGTTTCAGAGTGGGCCCAACACACAGTCCTGGGGGACGCCATCTGGGGAAGGGACCCTCTGCCCCTCCACAGGTTCCAGGGGCTCCACGCCTGACCCTATCCCTCCTGACCCACTCCCCAATCCAGCCTCAGCCAGGCTGTCTACCCTCACAGCCTTCCTGGCCAGACAGGGACTCCTGGGGCGCACAGGGGACAAGGTACCTCACACCAAGGGccgatgtggagggagagagtcagggacgGAGCACAGTCAAGCCTAACAGCAGTACTCAGAGAGGTGAGGGATGCATGCTTCAAAATACGTACAAATGTAGTACGCATTCTAGAAGTTCcctttatagaagaccaaacagaccagaccagggtttagagaagaccaagtaGACCAGACCGGGCTttggggtttatagaagaccaaacaggccagaccggggtttatagaagaccaaacaggccagaccagggtttatagaagaccaaacagaccagaccagggtttatagaagaccaaacagaccagaccgggggtttatagaagaccaaacagaccagaccggggtttatagaagaccaaacagaccagaccggggtttatagaagaccaaacagaccagaccggggtttatagaagaccaaacagaccagaccgggtttgggtttatagaagaccagaaggtttatagaagaccaaacagacagaccggggtttatagaagaccaaacagaccagaccggggtttatagaagaccaaacagaccagaccggggtttatagaagaccaaacagaccagaccggggtttgggtttatagaagaccaaacagaccagaccgggggggtttatagaagaccaaacagaccagaccggggtttttatagaagaccaaacagaccagaccggggggtttatagaagaccaaacagaccagaccggggtttgggtttatagaagaccaaacagaccagaccggggtttatagaagaccaaacagaccagaccgggtttttgggggtttatagaagaccaaacagaccagaccggggtttgggtttatagaagaccaaacagaccagaccgagggtttatagaagaccaaacagaccagaccagaccggggtttatagaagaccaaacagaccaggctgggggtttatagaagaccaaacagaccaggctgggggtttatagaagaccaaacagaccaggctgggggtttatagaagaccaaacagaccaggctgggggtttatagaagaccaaac from Oncorhynchus gorbuscha isolate QuinsamMale2020 ecotype Even-year unplaced genomic scaffold, OgorEven_v1.0 Un_scaffold_2753, whole genome shotgun sequence includes these protein-coding regions:
- the LOC124026540 gene encoding uncharacterized protein LOC124026540; this translates as MSCREWRLLCHEVEEFQIPALTGALEDCSDYRAWCESNTPAAGNQSSSSAESFLFYNQDQDVFTGIGYQPESMDVSPSQTQDGVSPEDSFISVGEDICPLVEPENELRRRDCLLQRREESRQVNTEDRIEPSQLSPAPLQSTVESTVQSGGQTSHLSVPSDRLSQDNTTSDTTSKLSSSPLVPNRTLDTMDIRKLSSSLCSVTHQPDHASKFFPTGLSSPGQKPVGSRRFSSPGRYQGGLVERATPDGQDEISASLQSMMAETVFQSGPNTQSWGTPSGEGTLCPSTGSRGSTPDPIPPDPLPNPASARLSTLTAFLARQGLLGRTGDK